The Gemmata palustris genome includes a region encoding these proteins:
- a CDS encoding histidine phosphatase family protein gives MLIRFVAFVAACIAVPGCAGAKPVYPARVIIIRHAEKPDDENARDLSATGKRRAEALAELFQKSDTRPDPLPTPDFIFATKASKRSDRPVETVAPLAKKLKLDIDSRYANDDYAKLATEMLSNPKYEGKTVLICWHHGNIPELAGSLKVGDVPDKWKDSVFDRAWVVTYEGGKGRLTKRPQTLLPGDAEK, from the coding sequence ATGCTCATCCGATTCGTCGCCTTCGTTGCTGCATGTATTGCAGTTCCGGGTTGCGCGGGTGCGAAGCCGGTCTATCCGGCGCGGGTCATCATCATCCGACACGCGGAGAAGCCGGACGACGAGAACGCGCGCGACCTGAGCGCGACGGGGAAGAGGCGCGCTGAGGCGCTCGCCGAACTGTTTCAGAAATCGGACACCCGTCCCGACCCGCTCCCGACGCCGGACTTCATCTTCGCGACGAAAGCGTCCAAGCGCAGTGACCGCCCGGTTGAAACGGTTGCGCCGCTCGCGAAGAAATTGAAACTCGACATCGATTCCCGGTATGCCAACGACGACTACGCCAAACTTGCCACGGAAATGCTGTCGAACCCGAAATACGAAGGCAAGACGGTGCTGATCTGCTGGCACCACGGAAATATCCCGGAACTGGCGGGGAGTCTCAAAGTAGGAGACGTTCCAGACAAGTGGAAGGATTCGGTGTTCGACCGCGCGTGGGTGGTGACCTACGAGGGAGGGAAGGGGAGGCTCACCAAGCGCCCCCAAACATTGTTACCGGGAGATGCGGAGAAGTAG
- a CDS encoding DUF1559 domain-containing protein, with protein sequence MRRTRRRGFTLIELLVVIAIIAILIGLLLPAVQKVREAAARMKCQNNLKQLGLAFHNFESAQGGFPCAKQSINGVLSYWGVQLLPYIEQDNVRSLYRFDQKYNHSTNKGVLATPIKIMVCPSAPADRTGQTNSADESGVKYPTAASDYGGHYGPSSLFYVTRANGSAGKGFIPGTAPANTDGVIGSDTNQYVRVTAVLDGTSNSIVLVEAAGRPQFWKAGKLDAATTPTAANCGWAVPNMFVINGFDASGVGDGSCFVNCNNNNGIYAFHPSAANVLFADGSVRSINQSIRPEVIAALLTREGGEVVSGDY encoded by the coding sequence ATGCGCCGCACGCGCCGACGCGGTTTTACGCTCATTGAGTTACTGGTGGTAATTGCGATCATCGCGATCCTCATCGGACTGCTGCTCCCCGCGGTGCAAAAGGTCCGCGAAGCCGCGGCCCGGATGAAGTGCCAAAACAACCTCAAACAACTTGGACTCGCGTTCCACAACTTCGAGTCCGCTCAGGGCGGCTTCCCGTGCGCCAAACAGAGCATTAACGGGGTTCTCAGTTACTGGGGCGTGCAACTTCTACCGTACATCGAGCAAGACAACGTCCGCAGCCTGTACCGGTTCGACCAGAAGTACAACCACTCGACGAACAAGGGCGTGTTGGCCACGCCGATCAAGATCATGGTGTGCCCGTCGGCCCCGGCGGACCGCACCGGGCAGACGAACTCGGCCGACGAGAGCGGGGTCAAGTACCCGACCGCGGCCTCCGATTACGGCGGTCACTACGGCCCGAGCAGTCTCTTCTACGTGACCCGAGCAAACGGGAGCGCGGGGAAGGGGTTCATCCCCGGAACCGCGCCGGCGAATACCGACGGGGTAATTGGGTCCGACACCAATCAGTACGTGAGGGTAACGGCCGTCCTCGACGGCACCTCGAACTCGATCGTGCTGGTCGAAGCGGCCGGGCGCCCGCAATTTTGGAAGGCCGGGAAACTCGACGCGGCAACGACCCCGACGGCCGCGAACTGTGGCTGGGCGGTGCCGAATATGTTTGTAATCAATGGGTTCGATGCGAGTGGGGTGGGGGACGGGAGTTGTTTCGTAAACTGCAATAACAATAACGGGATCTATGCTTTCCATCCCAGTGCGGCGAATGTGCTGTTCGCCGACGGGTCGGTTCGATCCATCAACCAATCGATCCGGCCCGAGGTGATCGCCGCACTCCTCACTCGCGAAGGCGGGGAAGTGGTTTCAGGGGACTATTGA
- a CDS encoding DUF1549 domain-containing protein, translating to MIRSLLLLGALCAAAQTSAAADDPKPTPPPVPTVPPTAGISPQTQKINELIAKNWEAAGIKKPAERATDNEYMRRVFIDLVGRIPTVEEILDFEQDRAANKRVRLVQRLLNERKFTPKVNGKAVTAVSGLAKVPIDYSAAYARNFAEIWSVWLLTRSGVDAIYREQLMMWLEDQLDNNAPYREFVTGLVTATGKSNENGAVHFVFRHLGDAIQADAKGQRVDLEEFGKYDNVPVTSRVTKLFLGIQTQCTQCHDHPQAKEWLQADFWGVNAFFRQTEKVGLQNNMQKKAMQAQNFVELREMPNWNKKGMVLYERRDGQRRASYPVMLKDLVQAEKEEKSSKNLVSTPVGTKTRRQILAEWVTQHDNFERAYVNRLWGHLFGRGLQKDATVDDFKSDNEVVHPELLAYLGEQFKQYNHDTKKLLEWLCTSDVYQLSHVTGKEKVGGKSLTHSDFDPYFARMPLKAMSPEVLFDSLSLATRAEGRLKEAEYKALKASWTGKLVRNFGDDEGNELSFNGTVVQALLLMNGKDLNDQVGTARDKGVVADVVKKHRGAPSAIYGELFLMTVSRHPSREEIAKLEQVRNGRATINLSAPAPKGTGTTPKPSTSGITAVPGALPDDVTFYQDVFWALLNTNEFMLNH from the coding sequence ATGATCCGCTCTCTGCTCCTTCTCGGCGCCCTGTGCGCTGCGGCTCAAACATCGGCCGCCGCCGACGACCCGAAGCCCACTCCTCCCCCCGTCCCCACGGTTCCCCCAACGGCCGGCATCTCGCCGCAGACGCAGAAAATCAACGAACTGATCGCCAAGAACTGGGAGGCCGCCGGCATCAAGAAGCCGGCCGAGCGGGCCACCGATAACGAGTACATGCGCCGGGTGTTCATCGATCTGGTCGGTCGCATCCCGACCGTCGAAGAGATCCTGGACTTCGAGCAGGACCGGGCCGCGAACAAGCGCGTGCGCCTCGTGCAGCGGTTGCTGAACGAGAGGAAGTTCACCCCGAAGGTGAACGGCAAGGCCGTGACCGCGGTCTCGGGGCTCGCGAAGGTTCCGATCGACTACTCGGCGGCCTACGCCCGCAACTTCGCGGAAATCTGGTCCGTGTGGCTGCTCACCCGCAGCGGGGTGGACGCGATCTACCGCGAACAGCTCATGATGTGGCTGGAGGACCAACTCGACAACAACGCCCCGTACCGCGAGTTCGTAACCGGCCTCGTCACCGCGACCGGCAAGAGCAACGAGAACGGCGCGGTCCACTTCGTGTTCCGGCACCTCGGCGACGCGATCCAGGCCGACGCGAAGGGCCAGCGCGTCGACCTCGAAGAGTTCGGCAAGTACGACAACGTACCGGTCACCTCGCGCGTCACCAAGCTGTTCCTCGGGATTCAGACGCAGTGTACCCAATGCCACGACCACCCGCAGGCGAAGGAGTGGTTGCAGGCCGACTTCTGGGGCGTGAACGCCTTCTTCCGCCAGACCGAAAAGGTCGGGCTCCAGAACAACATGCAAAAGAAGGCTATGCAGGCGCAGAACTTCGTCGAACTCCGCGAGATGCCGAACTGGAACAAGAAGGGCATGGTGCTGTACGAGCGCCGTGACGGTCAGCGCCGCGCCAGTTATCCGGTGATGCTCAAGGATCTCGTACAGGCTGAGAAGGAGGAAAAGTCCTCGAAGAACCTGGTCTCGACTCCGGTGGGTACCAAAACCCGGCGCCAGATCTTGGCCGAGTGGGTGACCCAGCACGACAACTTCGAGCGGGCCTACGTGAACCGGCTGTGGGGCCACCTGTTCGGGCGCGGGCTGCAGAAGGACGCGACCGTTGACGACTTCAAGAGCGACAACGAGGTGGTTCACCCGGAACTGCTCGCGTACCTCGGCGAACAGTTCAAACAGTACAACCACGACACGAAGAAGCTGCTCGAGTGGCTCTGCACCAGCGACGTGTACCAACTGAGCCACGTCACCGGGAAGGAGAAGGTCGGAGGAAAGTCGCTGACCCATTCCGACTTCGACCCGTACTTCGCCCGGATGCCGCTGAAGGCGATGTCGCCGGAAGTCCTGTTCGACTCGCTCTCGCTCGCCACGCGCGCCGAGGGGCGGCTCAAAGAGGCCGAGTACAAGGCCCTGAAGGCCAGTTGGACCGGGAAGCTGGTTCGCAACTTCGGTGACGACGAGGGCAACGAACTGAGCTTCAACGGGACCGTGGTTCAGGCGCTGCTGCTGATGAACGGCAAGGATCTGAACGATCAGGTCGGTACCGCGCGGGATAAGGGTGTGGTCGCTGACGTCGTGAAGAAGCACCGGGGCGCCCCGAGCGCCATCTACGGCGAACTGTTCCTGATGACCGTGAGCCGCCACCCGTCGCGCGAAGAGATCGCGAAGCTCGAACAGGTCCGCAACGGTCGGGCAACGATCAACCTCAGCGCCCCGGCACCGAAGGGCACGGGCACGACGCCGAAGCCGTCCACCAGCGGCATCACGGCCGTTCCGGGCGCGTTGCCGGACGACGTCACCTTCTACCAGGACGTGTTCTGGGCGCTGCTCAACACGAACGAGTTCATGCTGAACCACTGA
- the fhcD gene encoding formylmethanofuran--tetrahydromethanopterin N-formyltransferase, translating into MTLNSVAIEDTFAEAFPMTATRVLVTAETIGWARVAGQTATGYAASVIGCDAEAGIERELSASETPDGRPGVSLLFFGFSRDALQKAVVNRVAQCVLTCATTACFNGLVGDPGKTIRVGGTLRYFGDGRQISKLLDGKRYWRMPTMDGEFLCEDVFGTVKGVGGGNFLILGETQAQTLAAAEAAVTAIRQLPGVILPFPGGIVRSGSKVGSKYKGLKASTNDAYCPTLRGAVASALPEGVNAVYELVFDGLDLATVERATWEGMLAATRCPGVKQITAGNYGGKLGPHHIYLSKLFQGNK; encoded by the coding sequence TTGACGCTCAACTCCGTCGCCATCGAAGACACGTTCGCCGAAGCGTTCCCCATGACGGCCACCCGCGTGCTGGTCACGGCGGAAACGATCGGTTGGGCGCGCGTCGCCGGCCAGACCGCGACCGGGTACGCCGCGAGCGTGATCGGCTGCGACGCCGAAGCCGGGATCGAGCGCGAGCTGTCCGCGAGCGAAACGCCGGACGGACGGCCCGGCGTTTCGCTGCTGTTCTTCGGCTTCAGCCGCGACGCTCTGCAGAAGGCCGTGGTGAACCGCGTCGCACAGTGCGTACTCACGTGCGCAACGACCGCGTGCTTTAACGGACTGGTGGGCGACCCGGGCAAAACGATCCGCGTGGGCGGAACGCTGCGCTACTTCGGCGACGGGCGGCAAATCAGCAAACTGCTAGACGGGAAACGCTACTGGCGCATGCCGACAATGGACGGCGAGTTCCTGTGCGAAGATGTGTTCGGCACGGTGAAGGGCGTCGGCGGCGGGAACTTCCTCATTCTCGGTGAAACACAGGCACAAACACTCGCGGCCGCGGAAGCTGCAGTTACTGCGATCCGCCAATTGCCCGGTGTGATTCTGCCCTTTCCAGGTGGAATCGTGCGCTCAGGGAGCAAGGTCGGGAGCAAGTACAAGGGATTAAAAGCGAGCACCAACGACGCCTACTGTCCCACGCTCCGCGGGGCGGTCGCGTCCGCGCTGCCCGAGGGCGTGAACGCGGTGTACGAACTCGTCTTCGACGGTTTGGATCTCGCTACGGTCGAGCGCGCGACGTGGGAAGGGATGCTGGCCGCCACCCGGTGTCCCGGGGTGAAACAGATCACCGCGGGCAACTACGGGGGGAAGCTCGGGCCGCACCACATTTACCTGTCAAAGCTCTTTCAAGGCAACAAGTGA
- a CDS encoding HNH endonuclease translates to MSQRKKQIRQKFRDAVFHRDNFTCRTCGFFSAPESAENELDAHHITDRNEMPNGGYVAENGISLCAPCHEKAEAFHRGEPIPPGFTPADLYALIGSSEDEARAASERLGE, encoded by the coding sequence ATGTCGCAGCGGAAAAAGCAGATCCGGCAGAAGTTTCGCGACGCGGTGTTCCACCGGGACAACTTTACTTGCCGCACGTGCGGGTTCTTTTCCGCGCCGGAATCCGCCGAGAATGAACTCGACGCGCACCACATCACGGACCGAAATGAGATGCCGAATGGGGGATATGTCGCTGAAAATGGCATCAGTTTGTGCGCGCCGTGCCACGAGAAAGCGGAAGCCTTTCACCGCGGCGAGCCGATTCCGCCGGGGTTCACGCCGGCGGATCTGTATGCACTGATTGGTTCGAGCGAGGACGAAGCGCGGGCCGCATCCGAGCGGCTCGGCGAATGA
- a CDS encoding cytochrome-c peroxidase gives MRVGVVLVLLSAGIALCQDPAPARLPPRPEPTAEQAKARATELRVAYTKAPAEWPKPTLDPGAEHRELGLLSAPVHPKDNPHSKDKEELGRALFFDGRLSGTRQAACASCHDPDLAWADGRTTSFGHDRKPLKRNAPAITNAAFGKAYFWDGRSDSLESQVKAVLANPDEMRADEKALVGRLEKVAGYPVLFEKVFGEKAITLDRVAQAVACFERTVVGGRSRFDAFLKGKSEVLSDSEVRGLHLFRTDARCLHCHNGPTLSDGKFHNVGLSYYGREFEDLGRFRVTKEKADVGAFKTPSLRDIGRTAPYMHNGLFDLDGVLRMYNAGMPTLRRTEKHKDDPNFPTKSALLKPLGLNKQDLADLEAFLRSLDEPARRVRPPAISLPETEPKG, from the coding sequence ATGCGCGTCGGTGTGGTTCTTGTCCTTCTGTCAGCCGGGATCGCGCTTTGCCAAGACCCCGCTCCCGCAAGGCTCCCGCCCCGGCCGGAGCCGACCGCGGAGCAAGCGAAGGCACGCGCGACCGAACTCCGCGTCGCGTACACCAAGGCGCCCGCGGAGTGGCCGAAACCGACCCTCGACCCCGGCGCCGAACACCGGGAACTCGGACTGCTCTCAGCTCCGGTCCACCCGAAGGACAACCCGCACTCCAAGGACAAGGAAGAGCTCGGTCGGGCGCTGTTCTTCGACGGCCGGTTGTCGGGCACCCGTCAGGCGGCCTGTGCCAGTTGCCACGACCCGGACCTTGCGTGGGCGGACGGACGAACGACCTCGTTCGGTCACGACCGCAAACCGCTCAAGCGGAACGCCCCGGCCATTACCAATGCCGCGTTCGGAAAGGCGTACTTCTGGGACGGGCGGTCCGATTCCCTGGAATCTCAGGTGAAGGCGGTACTCGCCAACCCGGACGAGATGCGCGCGGATGAAAAGGCCCTTGTCGGGCGCCTGGAAAAAGTGGCCGGGTACCCGGTCCTGTTCGAGAAGGTGTTCGGAGAGAAGGCGATCACCCTGGATCGGGTGGCGCAGGCGGTCGCGTGCTTCGAGCGGACCGTGGTCGGCGGGCGCAGCCGGTTCGATGCCTTCCTTAAAGGGAAGAGCGAGGTGCTGTCCGATTCCGAAGTTCGGGGGCTGCACCTGTTTCGGACGGACGCCCGGTGCCTGCATTGCCACAATGGGCCGACCCTATCGGACGGGAAGTTCCACAACGTCGGACTGAGCTACTACGGCCGGGAGTTCGAGGATCTAGGGCGGTTCCGCGTTACGAAAGAGAAAGCGGACGTCGGGGCGTTCAAAACTCCGTCACTGCGCGACATCGGTCGAACGGCGCCGTACATGCACAACGGGCTCTTCGACCTGGACGGGGTGCTGCGGATGTACAACGCCGGGATGCCCACCCTGCGCCGCACCGAGAAACACAAGGACGATCCGAACTTCCCGACCAAATCGGCACTGCTGAAGCCCCTGGGGTTAAACAAGCAGGATTTGGCCGACCTGGAGGCGTTCTTGCGGTCGCTGGATGAACCGGCCCGCCGCGTGCGCCCGCCCGCGATCAGTCTGCCGGAAACCGAACCGAAGGGCTAA